A genomic window from Ruminiclostridium cellulolyticum H10 includes:
- a CDS encoding bifunctional metallophosphatase/5'-nucleotidase: MRYRSPALFIVASIIILLYMFSKIYAYQEPIEVKIIFTHDMHDHLLPNKGEYNGSTVWTGGYSRLKTSIDKEKMENKNTILVDAGDYSMGDLFQSLFSTDAPELRVMGQMGYDVTTFGNHEFEFKDIGLTRHLNSAKNSGDKLPQIVSSNIVFPVGDKTTRSSYELQQTMKAYGVKEYTILNRGGIRIGVFGLMGEDADNCITTTEVSFDNIIESAKRVVKKLKQEKVDLIVCLSHSGTWNKASKSEDEILARKVPDIDVIVSGHTHTLLEKPIIHGNTIIGSCGEYGNNMGVIKLVKNPSKRWSLKDYHLKHIDQSIEGDNGISQTVSKFMDMVQEKYLNYFGLQFDEVLCRSPFGFIASEQIGKKLQEDTLGNLISDGYIYSVKQAEGKGYEPVSVAIVSVGTMRGSFVEGDITVQDAFISSSLGIGSDGISGYPLITVYLTGKELKNLCELDASISPMANYAQLYMSGISYTFNPNRMKLNRVIEANLQKPDGTPEKINDKRLYRVVSELYNAQMLSTVGAKSFGLLSVIPKTRDGKPIKNFDSHIIYSNWGGHTTELKEWLATARYLQSFTRIDGVPQIPYYYNTLQGRKNIDNTDSLSAILSNPNSIAVKIYTVVLTMVVVMTAAVVIIIRYMQKKFNKK; the protein is encoded by the coding sequence ATGAGGTATAGAAGTCCTGCTTTATTCATAGTAGCATCCATAATTATACTTTTGTACATGTTTTCAAAAATATATGCATATCAGGAACCTATAGAAGTAAAAATCATTTTTACTCATGATATGCATGATCATTTGCTTCCTAACAAGGGAGAATACAATGGGAGTACTGTCTGGACAGGCGGATATTCAAGGTTAAAAACTTCAATTGATAAAGAAAAAATGGAAAATAAAAATACAATTCTGGTAGATGCTGGGGACTATTCAATGGGTGATTTATTTCAGTCATTGTTCTCAACAGATGCACCGGAACTTAGGGTTATGGGACAAATGGGCTATGATGTAACCACATTTGGCAATCATGAATTCGAATTTAAGGATATCGGTCTGACAAGACATTTGAATTCTGCAAAAAACAGCGGTGACAAGCTTCCACAGATAGTTAGCTCAAATATAGTGTTTCCAGTCGGCGATAAAACCACCAGATCTTCTTATGAGCTGCAACAGACTATGAAGGCATATGGAGTAAAAGAATACACAATTCTTAATAGAGGAGGAATCAGAATTGGTGTATTCGGTCTTATGGGAGAGGATGCTGACAATTGTATAACAACTACTGAAGTATCATTTGATAATATCATAGAAAGTGCAAAGAGAGTGGTAAAAAAACTAAAACAGGAAAAGGTTGATCTAATAGTATGCCTGTCCCACTCCGGTACATGGAATAAGGCTTCCAAATCGGAGGACGAAATCCTCGCAAGAAAGGTCCCTGACATTGATGTTATAGTAAGCGGGCACACACATACCCTTTTAGAGAAGCCTATTATACATGGAAATACTATAATCGGTTCCTGTGGTGAATACGGAAACAATATGGGGGTAATTAAACTTGTAAAAAATCCCAGTAAAAGATGGTCTCTTAAGGATTACCATTTAAAGCACATAGACCAATCAATTGAGGGTGATAACGGGATTTCTCAAACCGTAAGTAAGTTTATGGATATGGTACAGGAAAAATATCTTAACTATTTTGGTTTGCAGTTTGATGAGGTTTTGTGTCGGTCTCCTTTTGGTTTTATAGCTTCTGAACAAATAGGAAAAAAGCTTCAGGAGGATACATTAGGCAACCTTATTTCTGACGGATATATATATTCGGTGAAGCAGGCGGAGGGTAAAGGCTATGAACCTGTATCTGTTGCAATTGTATCTGTTGGAACAATGAGGGGTTCATTTGTGGAAGGTGATATAACTGTACAGGATGCATTTATTTCAAGCAGCCTTGGAATCGGATCCGATGGTATATCCGGGTATCCACTTATAACGGTGTATCTTACCGGAAAAGAACTGAAAAATCTGTGCGAACTGGACGCTTCTATATCGCCCATGGCAAACTATGCACAACTGTACATGTCAGGAATCAGCTATACCTTTAATCCCAACAGGATGAAACTGAATCGAGTAATAGAGGCTAACCTGCAAAAACCTGACGGTACACCGGAAAAAATCAATGACAAAAGGCTTTACAGGGTTGTGAGCGAGTTGTATAATGCACAAATGCTCTCCACTGTGGGAGCGAAATCTTTTGGCCTTTTGTCGGTGATACCTAAGACAAGGGATGGAAAACCCATTAAGAATTTTGATTCTCATATAATTTATTCCAATTGGGGCGGACATACCACTGAACTCAAAGAATGGCTTGCCACTGCCAGATATCTGCAATCTTTCACGAGAATAGATGGTGTACCGCAAATTCCATACTATTATAATACTTTACAAGGTAGGAAAAACATTGATAATACCGACAGTCTTTCAGCTATATTGAGTAACCCCAACAGTATAGCAGTAAAAATATACACGGTTGTATTAACTATGGTTGTTGTTATGACTGCTGCTGTTGTAATTATAATAAGATATATGCAAAAAAAATTTAATAAAAAATGA
- a CDS encoding PadR family transcriptional regulator: MNQKLVKSYLPMSETGFYILLSLNEPRHGYGIILYVKEITGGRINLGAGTIYGTLNKFEKDSLIEPSGEEDRRKLYRITEKGKWLLKQEISRIDEMYVNGHKVLGGFNHDQDI; encoded by the coding sequence ATGAATCAAAAACTAGTAAAGTCTTACTTACCCATGAGCGAAACCGGTTTTTATATTCTGCTTTCACTCAACGAGCCTAGACACGGGTATGGAATTATACTTTATGTAAAGGAGATAACTGGGGGCAGGATAAATCTTGGAGCAGGGACTATTTACGGAACCCTTAACAAATTTGAAAAGGATAGCCTTATTGAGCCGTCAGGAGAAGAGGACAGGCGTAAGCTATACAGGATAACTGAGAAGGGTAAATGGCTGCTTAAACAGGAAATAAGTCGTATAGACGAGATGTATGTGAACGGGCACAAGGTTTTGGGGGGATTTAATCATGATCAAGATATTTAA
- a CDS encoding ABC transporter ATP-binding protein: protein MSLQIRNVSKKFGEKLAVNDITFEVGEPGVFGLLGTNGAGKTTTIRMILNIVKKDSGSILWNNKPVEREVTNFGYLPEERGLYPKVKVAEQLMYFARLRGISSAKAKKDISNWLERMEASQYANMAAEKLSKGNQQKIQFIASILHDPDLIFMDEPFSGLDPVNTELFKGVIHELINKNKYIIMSSHQMSTVEEFCRDIVILKNGNTVLNGNLKKIKHSYGRNNLLINSEGDIIELAAQEGITKVNRTAAGYEFKISNEEQAYRLLEKVLNKKLMLDKFEIREPSLHEIFIEKAGEAK, encoded by the coding sequence TTGAGTTTACAAATACGGAATGTATCAAAAAAGTTTGGAGAAAAGCTTGCTGTCAATGATATTACATTTGAAGTAGGCGAACCTGGTGTGTTTGGTCTGCTAGGTACAAACGGAGCAGGAAAAACCACTACTATAAGGATGATATTGAATATTGTAAAAAAAGATTCCGGAAGTATATTGTGGAATAATAAACCCGTTGAAAGGGAGGTTACCAACTTCGGATACCTTCCCGAGGAAAGAGGATTGTACCCCAAAGTAAAGGTTGCCGAACAGCTTATGTATTTTGCCAGACTGAGAGGAATCAGTTCCGCTAAGGCAAAAAAGGACATAAGTAACTGGTTAGAGAGAATGGAGGCAAGCCAATATGCAAATATGGCAGCAGAAAAGCTTTCCAAAGGGAATCAGCAAAAAATACAGTTTATTGCTTCTATATTGCATGATCCCGACCTGATATTCATGGACGAGCCGTTCAGCGGACTGGACCCTGTAAATACAGAATTGTTTAAGGGTGTAATCCATGAACTGATTAATAAAAACAAATACATAATAATGTCAAGTCATCAAATGTCTACAGTAGAAGAGTTCTGTAGGGACATAGTAATTCTTAAAAATGGCAATACCGTACTTAATGGAAATCTTAAAAAAATCAAGCATAGCTACGGTAGGAACAACCTGTTGATAAATTCGGAAGGAGATATTATTGAGCTGGCTGCACAGGAGGGAATTACAAAGGTAAATCGCACTGCGGCAGGATATGAATTTAAAATATCGAACGAAGAGCAGGCTTACAGGCTTCTTGAAAAAGTACTTAACAAAAAGCTTATGCTTGATAAATTTGAGATAAGAGAGCCATCACTGCATGAAATATTTATAGAAAAGGCTGGTGAAGCAAAATGA
- a CDS encoding ABC transporter permease has translation MKEFLEVFKYTFKENVRKKSFIISTVLILVIVVAAMVIPAAISKSRTGGNLNPKEQTQTEASNIKTVYFIDKTGIFEQETNGLQHQMSGFKLEKVPADKEEGLKDQIKDKGESYMIVVSLKDNIPSVEYFTKQYGSGPNPEMISKAFKNVYVTTVLKGENVSEDVITKTLADLNINVNELGNSKVGGFVSSIFIVIILFFAIYFYGYGVSMSVASEKTSRVMELLITSVKPSRIIIGKTAGMGVLGLIQLALIIGVGAVTYKAVFPTDFTIDGMKLDLSGFTPFTFSMVIIYFILGYTLYALMYAVVGATVSKAEDVNSAMMPMSFIAIIAFYFSYGTFAVPDSTAAKIASIIPFTSPFSVPSRLVSTSIPLWEIGVSLGVLLIAITFVGMISVKLYSYAVLHYGDRLKIGKLLQVSKDNKTVVDK, from the coding sequence ATGAAAGAATTTTTAGAAGTATTCAAGTATACTTTCAAAGAGAATGTACGAAAAAAGTCATTCATTATATCAACTGTATTGATTCTTGTAATAGTTGTAGCTGCTATGGTAATACCGGCAGCAATTTCCAAGAGTAGAACGGGAGGCAATCTTAATCCGAAAGAGCAGACCCAGACAGAAGCTTCAAACATAAAAACAGTATATTTTATTGACAAAACTGGAATTTTTGAACAAGAGACAAATGGATTACAGCATCAAATGTCAGGCTTTAAGCTTGAGAAAGTGCCTGCTGACAAGGAGGAAGGCCTTAAAGATCAGATAAAAGATAAGGGTGAAAGCTATATGATAGTTGTTAGCCTCAAAGATAACATTCCAAGTGTCGAGTACTTTACAAAGCAGTATGGAAGCGGCCCGAACCCTGAAATGATAAGCAAGGCATTCAAGAATGTTTACGTGACAACCGTACTGAAAGGCGAAAATGTTTCAGAAGATGTTATTACAAAGACTTTAGCAGATTTAAATATTAATGTAAATGAATTGGGCAACAGTAAAGTAGGAGGATTTGTTTCAAGTATATTCATCGTAATAATACTGTTCTTTGCTATATATTTCTACGGCTATGGAGTGTCAATGTCTGTGGCATCCGAAAAAACCTCCAGGGTTATGGAACTCCTTATTACATCTGTAAAACCTTCAAGAATAATTATTGGAAAAACTGCAGGTATGGGAGTGCTGGGGCTTATACAGCTGGCATTGATTATAGGGGTTGGTGCAGTGACCTACAAAGCTGTTTTTCCAACGGATTTCACAATAGATGGTATGAAGCTGGATTTGTCAGGCTTTACACCCTTTACATTTTCAATGGTAATAATCTACTTCATACTTGGGTATACACTGTATGCACTTATGTACGCCGTCGTAGGAGCAACTGTCAGCAAGGCAGAAGATGTAAACTCAGCTATGATGCCCATGTCCTTTATAGCAATTATAGCATTCTATTTTTCATACGGTACATTTGCAGTGCCGGACAGTACTGCGGCAAAAATAGCCTCAATAATACCATTTACTTCCCCGTTCTCAGTACCGTCAAGACTTGTGTCAACGAGTATACCCCTTTGGGAAATCGGAGTATCACTGGGAGTGTTGCTGATAGCTATAACATTTGTGGGGATGATCTCAGTAAAACTCTACTCCTATGCTGTACTTCATTACGGCGACAGATTGAAAATAGGAAAGCTATTACAGGTTTCAAAAGACAACAAGACGGTTGTTGATAAATAA
- a CDS encoding type I phosphomannose isomerase catalytic subunit, protein MYYPIKFRPVYKDYIWGGRYFEKLGRELPKGVVAESWEVSCHKNGLSVIANGEYAGRTLIEFIKSDTVGVLGTNFPYECSEIPLLVKLIDAHDKLSVQVHPDDCHAAVFENGFGKNEMWYIMDAKPGAKLVAGLKEDVTREKFIRAVSENRIEDCLLQVEVMPGDVISIPAGLVHAIGEGIVIAEIQQTSDITYRVFDYNRVDGNGNKRPLHLEKALDVINFNAGRRKIKYEGVKVKINDTCSKTVFLANRYFACERYDLNGGFKEKCDGSKFHIYIFMEGNGIIQTGDVKVSIKAGETVFLPAAVGEYTVSGQLKALKTYIPDLISDIVDPMRNAGCSNSEIYKVLSC, encoded by the coding sequence ATGTATTATCCAATTAAATTTAGACCCGTTTATAAGGATTATATCTGGGGAGGCCGATATTTTGAGAAGTTGGGTAGGGAGCTTCCGAAAGGTGTAGTTGCTGAAAGCTGGGAGGTATCCTGCCATAAGAATGGACTTAGTGTTATAGCAAACGGTGAATATGCAGGGCGGACACTAATCGAGTTTATAAAGTCTGACACGGTAGGTGTTTTAGGAACCAACTTTCCTTATGAGTGCAGTGAAATACCTCTACTGGTAAAACTTATAGATGCCCATGATAAACTCTCCGTCCAAGTGCACCCTGATGATTGCCATGCGGCAGTTTTTGAAAATGGCTTTGGAAAAAATGAAATGTGGTACATAATGGATGCAAAACCAGGTGCAAAGCTAGTTGCCGGACTTAAAGAAGATGTAACCAGAGAAAAATTCATACGTGCCGTCAGTGAAAACCGTATTGAAGACTGTCTTTTACAGGTGGAGGTCATGCCGGGGGATGTTATAAGTATACCTGCAGGATTGGTTCATGCTATAGGTGAGGGAATTGTAATAGCGGAAATACAGCAGACATCTGACATTACTTACAGGGTATTTGACTACAACAGGGTTGATGGAAATGGGAATAAACGACCGCTCCATCTTGAGAAGGCACTTGATGTAATTAACTTTAATGCCGGACGAAGGAAGATTAAATATGAAGGCGTAAAGGTTAAAATCAATGATACCTGTTCCAAGACAGTGTTCTTAGCAAACAGGTATTTTGCATGTGAAAGGTATGATTTAAATGGTGGGTTTAAAGAAAAATGTGACGGGAGCAAATTCCACATATATATATTTATGGAGGGTAATGGTATAATACAAACGGGAGATGTAAAGGTCAGTATCAAAGCGGGTGAAACCGTATTCCTGCCAGCAGCTGTAGGCGAATATACTGTTTCCGGTCAATTAAAGGCATTAAAAACATATATACCTGACCTAATAAGCGACATTGTTGACCCAATGAGGAATGCGGGATGTTCAAACAGTGAGATATACAAGGTTCTAAGCTGTTAG
- a CDS encoding AraC family transcriptional regulator, translated as MQNELGIKRGYLEDDFKFFHLKDRNNIQFEHHYHDFNKIIIFINGNVIYNIEGKNYRLKLWDVLFVPANQVHKPIIAPDNEYERIVIWINNKFLEEHGTPKNDLLTCFNMAREKRHLVRLGPNSLNNIKSILGNLEKELKNVTFGSGILANALFVQFMVYINRLYLKPDKQVEDIEVEFDEQIQKVIHFINENLSDDLSIAALSERFYINKYYLMHKFKANTGYSIHSYVNNKRLQKSADLIKSGKSPSYAAGECGFNDYSSFLRSFSKMYGMSPRKYYKSTLEHPVNSFQVEG; from the coding sequence ATGCAAAATGAGCTGGGTATAAAAAGAGGCTATCTTGAGGATGATTTTAAATTTTTTCATTTGAAGGATAGAAATAATATTCAATTTGAACACCACTACCACGATTTTAATAAAATAATAATATTTATAAATGGGAACGTTATATACAATATAGAGGGAAAAAACTATAGATTAAAGCTATGGGATGTACTATTCGTTCCGGCAAATCAGGTTCATAAACCTATAATAGCACCCGACAATGAATACGAGAGAATAGTCATATGGATAAACAATAAATTTTTGGAGGAGCATGGAACCCCTAAAAACGACCTTTTGACATGCTTTAATATGGCTAGGGAAAAAAGGCATCTGGTTAGGCTGGGTCCTAATTCACTTAATAACATAAAGTCAATACTGGGAAACCTGGAAAAGGAGTTGAAAAATGTCACCTTCGGTTCGGGTATTCTTGCAAATGCACTCTTTGTACAGTTTATGGTTTACATAAATCGTTTATATCTAAAGCCTGACAAACAAGTAGAAGACATTGAAGTAGAGTTTGATGAACAGATTCAGAAGGTGATACATTTTATTAATGAGAACCTGTCGGATGACCTTAGCATAGCAGCATTATCCGAAAGGTTCTACATTAATAAGTATTACCTTATGCATAAATTCAAGGCAAATACGGGATATTCCATACACAGTTACGTAAATAACAAAAGGCTTCAAAAAAGTGCAGACCTTATAAAATCGGGAAAATCCCCATCTTATGCAGCGGGAGAATGCGGGTTCAACGATTACTCAAGCTTTTTGCGTAGTTTCTCCAAAATGTATGGTATGTCTCCTAGAAAGTATTACAAGTCTACTCTTGAACACCCGGTTAACAGCTTTCAGGTTGAGGGATGA
- a CDS encoding putative ABC exporter domain-containing protein: MQAIMYLIKRAYINKIKRAFKSIPSAILTVLGVVGFLFVFISSFKMKKAPFQSASSETIIAAVVLLIGVLLYNSFLSRDTGILTMADANFLFTGPFEKRQVLLYLLVSVAPASLMIGFFMCFYLPFLMGPALSFPKYIITLVIISLFLGVVFLSYYYIYIVDSEHTGFRKKSKTVFWAFIGVLAVIFAVMLFNNNFELRITVQKYFGSSWYNWVPLFGWTKWAISSLLGGNMLTGFIPPVCLLLASNALLGILLYNVKADFYEKTLEDSVSLQKIMDDIKTSGKADSLAFSKVKKRAVSVKFRTGASAIYSKQMLESRKMGVLSNYRELLIGLFYVGFGLIFGLNFNFVFTMVSFGALSMSLNDSWHRDFKKPYVFLIPENSFNKVIYSVLPGLVKTIINGSISITVAAIAYKLSPSAWSSYILVFLSFALLFVFAEVFTYRIIGSSSNAMVVTMLRMLFVIATCVPAFIILIIISVLSNGVPNLTQIAICMLAVNMVFSVLLAYLSKGIFEQSELME, encoded by the coding sequence ATGCAGGCAATAATGTATTTAATTAAAAGAGCTTATATAAATAAAATTAAGCGTGCATTTAAAAGTATTCCTTCAGCTATACTTACTGTGTTGGGTGTAGTTGGATTTTTATTTGTTTTTATCTCGTCGTTTAAAATGAAAAAAGCCCCGTTTCAGAGTGCATCATCTGAAACGATTATTGCGGCAGTAGTCCTTTTAATTGGAGTCTTATTATACAATTCATTCCTTTCCAGAGATACTGGAATATTGACAATGGCGGATGCAAATTTCCTTTTTACAGGGCCCTTTGAGAAAAGACAGGTACTTCTTTACCTGTTGGTTTCTGTGGCACCCGCTTCACTTATGATTGGTTTCTTCATGTGTTTTTATCTTCCTTTTTTAATGGGACCGGCATTAAGCTTTCCTAAATATATAATAACACTTGTTATTATAAGTCTTTTTCTTGGAGTAGTTTTCCTCTCTTACTACTACATATACATAGTTGATTCGGAGCATACGGGTTTCAGGAAAAAATCAAAGACGGTTTTCTGGGCTTTTATAGGTGTGCTTGCAGTTATCTTTGCAGTTATGCTATTTAATAATAATTTTGAATTAAGGATAACAGTCCAAAAGTATTTTGGAAGCTCATGGTATAACTGGGTACCTCTTTTCGGCTGGACAAAATGGGCGATAAGTTCTTTGTTAGGAGGAAATATGCTGACAGGATTTATCCCACCTGTATGTTTGCTTCTGGCTTCAAATGCACTGTTAGGTATTTTACTGTACAATGTAAAAGCTGATTTTTATGAAAAAACTTTAGAAGACTCAGTCAGTCTCCAGAAAATAATGGATGATATTAAGACATCAGGTAAAGCAGATTCACTTGCCTTCTCAAAGGTGAAGAAAAGGGCAGTTTCTGTAAAATTTAGAACAGGAGCTTCTGCAATATATTCAAAACAGATGCTTGAAAGCAGGAAAATGGGAGTATTATCAAATTACAGAGAATTATTAATTGGACTGTTCTATGTAGGGTTTGGTTTGATTTTTGGCTTAAATTTCAACTTTGTATTCACCATGGTAAGTTTCGGAGCCTTGTCCATGTCTCTTAACGATTCTTGGCATAGGGATTTTAAAAAACCTTATGTATTTCTTATTCCGGAAAACTCATTCAATAAAGTAATATATTCCGTTTTGCCGGGGTTAGTTAAAACTATAATAAACGGTAGTATATCTATAACCGTTGCTGCTATAGCGTACAAACTCAGTCCGTCGGCGTGGAGTAGTTATATACTGGTATTTTTGAGTTTTGCCTTACTTTTCGTTTTTGCAGAAGTATTCACATACAGGATAATAGGATCGAGTTCCAATGCGATGGTGGTTACCATGCTCAGGATGTTGTTCGTAATAGCTACATGTGTACCGGCGTTTATAATATTGATTATAATATCGGTTCTTTCAAACGGTGTACCAAACCTGACACAAATAGCTATATGTATGTTAGCTGTAAACATGGTATTTTCCGTACTGTTGGCATACCTCAGCAAGGGTATTTTTGAACAGAGTGAACTTATGGAATAA
- a CDS encoding SDR family oxidoreductase, with the protein MSLFTNKTIIVTGAGQGIGRAVSRRFAKEGANVVIADIDEEAGLENEKHIRNEGHEAIFIKTDVSDPASVEAMVNYTNKKYGRIDVLVNNAVLEGFGNIFETTVEQWDKAIAVNLSGVYYCAKFCAAVMRTQSRGSIINMASTRAFMSEPDTEPYSASKGGIIALTHSLAISLGKYGIRVNSVSPGWIDVSSWKKSAVACQDNLSIEDHTQHPAGRVGVPDDIAEVCLFLASDKAGFITGENITVDGGMTKKMIYV; encoded by the coding sequence ATGTCACTATTTACAAACAAAACTATTATAGTCACAGGTGCAGGCCAAGGTATCGGAAGAGCGGTGTCAAGAAGATTTGCAAAAGAGGGAGCTAATGTTGTAATTGCAGATATTGACGAAGAAGCAGGGTTAGAAAACGAAAAACATATACGTAATGAAGGTCATGAAGCCATTTTTATTAAAACTGACGTTTCAGACCCGGCCTCTGTAGAAGCAATGGTTAATTATACAAATAAAAAGTATGGAAGAATTGACGTATTAGTAAACAATGCTGTTTTAGAAGGCTTTGGCAATATATTTGAAACAACTGTAGAGCAATGGGATAAAGCTATTGCCGTAAACCTTTCAGGTGTATATTACTGTGCAAAATTCTGTGCTGCTGTTATGAGAACTCAAAGCAGAGGAAGCATCATCAATATGGCATCAACAAGAGCTTTTATGTCGGAACCGGATACAGAACCATATTCCGCTTCTAAGGGAGGTATTATTGCACTTACCCACTCTTTGGCAATTTCACTTGGAAAATACGGTATTAGGGTAAATTCTGTCAGTCCGGGCTGGATAGATGTTTCTTCCTGGAAAAAAAGTGCCGTTGCCTGTCAGGACAATTTATCAATAGAAGATCATACTCAGCATCCGGCGGGAAGAGTAGGTGTTCCCGATGATATAGCGGAAGTATGTCTTTTTCTGGCATCCGACAAAGCCGGCTTCATAACAGGCGAAAATATAACTGTGGACGGCGGAATGACCAAAAAAATGATTTATGTATAG
- a CDS encoding ABC transporter ATP-binding protein, with the protein MIAINNLTKSYSKFKAVDGVSLTAKPGEITILLGPNGAGKSTTIKSIAGLLKFEGEITIWGCPNKTLDAKKVFGYIPETPALYDLLTPMEHAEFIAKAYKLESGWEDKARAIFERLEIYDKKDKYIRELSKGMTQKLSIALALLIEPKAVLFDEPLVGLDPKAINEVLKILVELRSQEKSILVSTHIIDTINDVWDRAYIMNKGKIVSEITKNDFKGRDLKTIFFELTGEEEECRQ; encoded by the coding sequence ATGATTGCAATAAACAATCTTACAAAAAGCTATAGTAAGTTTAAAGCGGTTGATGGAGTTTCCTTAACTGCAAAACCAGGTGAAATAACTATACTTCTCGGACCTAACGGTGCGGGTAAATCCACAACAATTAAGAGTATTGCAGGACTTTTGAAATTTGAAGGTGAAATAACAATATGGGGTTGCCCCAATAAAACACTAGATGCAAAGAAAGTGTTCGGATATATACCCGAAACGCCTGCTTTGTATGATCTGCTCACTCCAATGGAACACGCAGAATTTATTGCAAAGGCTTACAAGCTAGAATCCGGATGGGAGGACAAGGCAAGGGCCATATTTGAAAGACTTGAAATTTATGATAAAAAGGATAAATACATCAGGGAGCTTTCAAAGGGTATGACACAAAAGCTTAGTATTGCTCTCGCTTTGCTTATAGAACCCAAAGCTGTCCTTTTTGATGAACCTTTAGTAGGACTTGATCCGAAAGCAATAAATGAGGTTCTGAAGATATTAGTGGAGCTTAGATCACAGGAAAAAAGTATACTTGTAAGTACTCATATAATTGATACTATCAATGATGTGTGGGATAGAGCTTACATCATGAACAAAGGGAAAATAGTTTCAGAAATTACAAAAAATGATTTTAAAGGAAGAGATTTAAAAACCATATTCTTTGAACTCACAGGGGAGGAAGAAGAATGCAGGCAATAA
- a CDS encoding DUF2812 domain-containing protein: MIKIFKWWWAWEYERIENWLEEMEASGLHLVKTRIKGLYFYFERCKPTKARYCVDYQSKLTSEYITLIRDDGWELYQIGMGWYILRKQYEDERPELYTDFESLIARNKALLTILLVATVLEVVSFGNMIWDIYNDSTKSMLPVVCIMGSLILAFFSFIITNVIMQITKFRRKQ; encoded by the coding sequence ATGATCAAGATATTTAAATGGTGGTGGGCATGGGAGTACGAAAGGATTGAAAACTGGCTGGAAGAGATGGAGGCTTCAGGCCTGCACCTGGTGAAAACAAGAATAAAGGGATTGTATTTCTATTTTGAGCGTTGTAAACCGACAAAGGCCAGATATTGCGTTGACTATCAGTCAAAGCTTACTTCGGAGTATATAACTCTCATTAGAGATGACGGATGGGAGCTGTATCAGATAGGAATGGGCTGGTACATATTGAGAAAGCAATATGAGGATGAGAGACCTGAACTGTACACTGATTTTGAAAGTCTTATTGCCAGAAATAAGGCATTGCTTACAATATTACTGGTTGCTACAGTACTGGAGGTTGTATCATTCGGAAATATGATATGGGATATTTATAATGACAGCACCAAATCCATGCTTCCTGTTGTTTGCATAATGGGTTCCCTAATCTTGGCATTTTTTTCGTTTATAATTACTAATGTGATAATGCAAATTACTAAATTCAGAAGAAAACAATAA